One Candidatus Aminicenantes bacterium DNA segment encodes these proteins:
- the lysS gene encoding lysine--tRNA ligase gives MSQDQKPNAPNPSALPSESPAEERRNDQELARAEKLKKLVAAGIDPFPHKIERTHSVAAAAAEFAARTKEDLEAAKPRVRVPGRILSIRQMGRATFFHISDGRAKLQAYIREDGVGKEVYERFFLFDLGDWIAVEGEVFRTRTGELTVLVSAFQFVAKCHRPLPEKWHGLQDVEIRYRRRYLDLIMNPEATEVFRLRSAIVTYLRRYFDGRGYVEVETPMMQAVPGGALARPFVTHHNALDIDLFLRIAPELYLKRLVVGGLERVYEVNRNFRNEGIDAEHNPEFTMLEFYQAYSDYNDMMDLTEDLIGGLVRDLLGKDEFPYGDAVISVKRPWPRLRFREALERYGGLSAGAFDDRDAVIRLGEEMAPDKKPLTYGRALDVIFDKRVKHHLVQPTFLINPPKEVSPLAKAALDHPDEAARFELFISGMELANAFSELTDPVEQRLRFEQQAGEKAKGDDESHPIDLDYVQALEYGLPPTGGEGIGIDRLAMLLANRRSIREVILFPLLRPRE, from the coding sequence ATGAGCCAAGACCAAAAACCGAACGCCCCGAACCCAAGCGCCCTCCCGTCCGAATCGCCGGCCGAGGAGCGGCGAAACGATCAGGAGCTGGCCCGGGCCGAAAAGCTTAAAAAGCTCGTCGCCGCGGGAATCGACCCCTTTCCCCACAAGATCGAGCGGACCCATTCCGTCGCCGCGGCGGCGGCCGAGTTTGCAGCCCGGACAAAAGAGGACCTCGAGGCCGCGAAGCCCCGGGTCCGCGTCCCGGGGCGGATTCTGTCCATCCGCCAGATGGGCCGGGCCACCTTTTTCCACATCTCGGACGGCCGGGCCAAGCTTCAAGCCTACATCCGCGAAGACGGCGTGGGCAAGGAAGTCTATGAGCGGTTCTTCCTCTTCGATTTGGGCGACTGGATCGCGGTCGAAGGCGAGGTCTTCCGGACTCGAACGGGCGAGCTGACGGTTCTGGTCTCCGCCTTCCAGTTCGTGGCCAAGTGCCACCGCCCGCTGCCCGAAAAGTGGCACGGCCTGCAGGACGTCGAGATCCGGTATCGGCGCCGCTACCTGGACCTGATCATGAACCCCGAGGCGACCGAGGTCTTCCGGCTTCGCAGCGCCATCGTCACCTACCTGCGCCGCTATTTCGACGGCCGCGGCTATGTGGAAGTCGAGACGCCGATGATGCAGGCCGTTCCGGGCGGGGCCCTGGCCCGGCCGTTCGTCACCCACCACAACGCCTTGGACATCGATCTCTTTTTGCGCATCGCCCCCGAGCTCTACCTCAAGCGGCTGGTCGTGGGCGGGCTGGAGCGGGTGTACGAAGTCAATCGCAACTTCCGCAACGAGGGCATCGACGCCGAGCACAACCCCGAGTTCACGATGCTCGAGTTCTACCAGGCCTACAGCGACTATAACGACATGATGGATCTGACCGAAGACTTGATCGGCGGCCTGGTCCGGGACCTTCTGGGCAAGGACGAGTTCCCTTACGGCGACGCCGTCATCTCCGTCAAGCGGCCTTGGCCGCGGCTCCGCTTCCGGGAGGCTCTCGAGCGCTACGGCGGGCTCTCGGCCGGCGCCTTCGACGACCGGGACGCCGTCATCCGGCTGGGCGAGGAGATGGCCCCGGACAAGAAGCCCCTGACCTACGGCCGGGCCCTCGACGTCATCTTCGACAAGCGCGTCAAGCACCATCTCGTCCAGCCGACCTTCCTGATCAACCCCCCCAAGGAGGTCTCGCCGCTGGCCAAGGCGGCCCTTGATCATCCCGACGAAGCGGCCCGGTTCGAGCTGTTCATCTCGGGCATGGAGCTGGCCAACGCCTTCTCCGAGCTGACCGACCCGGTCGAGCAGCGGCTGCGCTTCGAACAGCAGGCCGGAGAAAAAGCCAAGGGCGACGACGAAAGCCATCCCATCGATCTGGACTATGTCCAGGCCCTGGAGTACGGTCTCCCCCCGACGGGCGGGGAGGGGATCGGCATCGACCGCCTGGCCATGCTCCTCGCCAACCGGCGATCGATCCGCGAAGTCATCCTCTTCCCGCTGCTGCGGCCGCGGGAGTGA
- the nusB gene encoding transcription antitermination factor NusB, whose amino-acid sequence MGKRRSARERALQALYGLEFNEGGPDILPSPADAAASAAGSAPDAEAEYAAWLVRGVSSRRDELDGLIQATSRNWRVARMTPVDRNILRLAVLELLEEGKTVAPAIVINEAIEIAKRFSGEESADFVNGVLDAVRRSLADKESTTKVDDHEPRPKTERPEPKRPPVRIAGRGAAKRSGAGPGRKA is encoded by the coding sequence ATGGGGAAAAGACGGTCGGCCCGCGAGCGGGCGCTTCAGGCTCTCTACGGACTCGAGTTCAACGAGGGAGGTCCGGACATCCTGCCCTCCCCGGCGGACGCGGCCGCGTCCGCGGCCGGCTCCGCGCCCGACGCCGAGGCCGAGTACGCCGCCTGGCTCGTCCGCGGGGTCTCCTCCCGGCGGGACGAGCTGGACGGCCTGATCCAAGCGACCTCCCGCAATTGGCGGGTGGCCCGGATGACCCCGGTCGACCGCAACATCCTGCGGCTGGCCGTCCTGGAGCTGCTGGAGGAAGGCAAGACCGTGGCTCCGGCCATCGTCATCAACGAAGCCATCGAGATCGCCAAACGCTTCAGCGGCGAAGAGTCTGCCGACTTCGTCAACGGCGTCCTGGACGCCGTCCGCCGAAGCCTGGCCGACAAGGAATCCACCACGAAAGTCGACGACCATGAGCCAAGACCAAAAACCGAACGCCCCGAACCCAAGCGCCCTCCCGTCCGAATCGCCGGCCGAGGAGCGGCGAAACGATCAGGAGCTGGCCCGGGCCGAAAAGCTTAA
- a CDS encoding deoxynucleoside kinase: MDQAERPRKQGLFITIDANIGAGKTNACHAISSAATASGWPARVLEEPTHSPKFTYFLNHYYDDLRTGNNTGGGFSMQMFMLCQRYEQHRLAVELAWGPQGQVVIQDRPIYGDTVFATTAMERGFMTHQEFELYVDVFRNMSRDVMPPDIFVFLDVAPEECHRRMENRARGEEAGVPLDYLQHLDKNYRLLLQEMRRRGVRVMVIDWREFGPPVDVWKQILRMSMSSDSWYEQLAFSFAKHPRMPVMPNGGETKPDAAG, from the coding sequence ATGGATCAAGCCGAAAGACCGCGCAAGCAAGGCCTGTTCATCACCATCGACGCCAACATCGGGGCGGGCAAGACCAACGCCTGCCACGCCATCAGCTCGGCCGCCACCGCCAGCGGCTGGCCGGCCCGGGTTCTTGAGGAGCCGACGCACAGTCCCAAGTTCACCTATTTCCTCAACCATTACTACGACGACCTGCGCACCGGAAACAACACCGGCGGCGGCTTCTCCATGCAGATGTTCATGCTTTGCCAGCGCTACGAGCAGCACCGGCTGGCCGTCGAGCTGGCCTGGGGCCCGCAGGGCCAGGTGGTCATTCAGGACCGACCGATCTACGGCGACACCGTGTTCGCCACCACGGCCATGGAGCGCGGCTTCATGACCCACCAGGAGTTCGAGCTGTACGTCGACGTCTTTCGCAACATGAGCCGCGACGTGATGCCGCCCGATATTTTCGTCTTTCTGGACGTCGCCCCCGAGGAATGCCACCGCCGCATGGAAAACCGGGCTCGCGGGGAGGAAGCCGGCGTACCTCTGGACTACCTGCAGCACCTGGACAAGAACTACAGGCTGCTGCTGCAGGAAATGCGGCGGCGCGGAGTGCGGGTCATGGTCATCGACTGGAGGGAGTTCGGCCCTCCGGTGGATGTCTGGAAGCAGATCCTGCGGATGTCGATGTCGTCTGATTCCTGGTACGAGCAGCTGGCGTTCTCGTTCGCCAAGCATCCCCGAATGCCGGTGATGCCGAACGGCGGCGAGACTAAGCCCGACGCGGCCGGCTAA
- a CDS encoding ABC transporter permease, translating into MGFEGFVARRYLTARRKQAFVSVITFISALGITIGVAALIIAVALITGFQEDVQAKILSATSHLMVSDVSGGSLADHAAMAETIRGLDGVVSVSPVALNMVLLVGPLKTQPAMMKGMDLRLERTQSPWLAKLESGTLPEEGGRDGILLGHDLAYAMGAGIGDVIRVLSSSSRMGPIGAVPKIKSFKVSGIFATGLYEFDSGTAIIPLAVAQKWFDMVGGVSYLQVMIRDVFAAPAFKETLKAKLPPLVYVTTWAELNKSLFSALKLEKTIIFLTIALIVIVAALNIIATLILMVMEKTRDIGILMSLGATPRHIQRVFFLQGSMIGVSGTILGTVLGLGWCLLANALKLIRVPVDIYQISYVPFHIKPWDLALILGVALAVSLLSTLFPSRRAAKVDPVVALKYE; encoded by the coding sequence ATGGGATTTGAAGGCTTTGTCGCCCGCCGCTATTTGACGGCCCGCCGCAAACAGGCTTTCGTCTCGGTCATCACCTTCATCTCGGCCCTGGGCATCACCATCGGTGTCGCCGCTCTGATCATCGCCGTGGCTCTGATCACGGGCTTCCAGGAGGACGTCCAGGCCAAGATTTTGAGCGCCACTTCGCACCTTATGGTCTCGGACGTGTCGGGCGGCTCCCTGGCCGACCACGCCGCGATGGCGGAGACGATCCGGGGCTTGGACGGTGTGGTCTCCGTCTCGCCCGTGGCTCTCAACATGGTCCTCCTCGTCGGTCCGCTCAAGACCCAGCCGGCGATGATGAAGGGCATGGACCTCCGCCTCGAGCGGACCCAATCCCCCTGGCTGGCCAAGCTGGAGTCCGGCACACTCCCCGAAGAGGGCGGCCGCGACGGCATCCTCCTGGGACACGACCTGGCCTATGCGATGGGCGCCGGTATCGGCGACGTTATCCGGGTCCTGTCGTCGTCTTCGCGGATGGGCCCGATCGGCGCCGTTCCCAAGATCAAGAGCTTCAAGGTCAGCGGGATCTTCGCCACCGGACTGTACGAGTTCGATTCGGGGACGGCCATCATCCCGCTGGCCGTCGCCCAGAAGTGGTTCGACATGGTCGGCGGGGTCAGCTACCTCCAGGTCATGATCCGGGACGTCTTCGCCGCCCCGGCTTTCAAGGAGACGCTCAAGGCCAAGCTGCCCCCGCTTGTCTACGTCACGACCTGGGCCGAGCTCAACAAGTCGCTTTTCTCCGCCCTGAAGCTGGAAAAGACCATCATCTTCCTGACCATCGCCCTGATCGTCATCGTGGCCGCCCTCAACATCATCGCCACCCTCATCCTGATGGTCATGGAGAAGACGCGGGACATCGGCATCCTGATGTCCCTGGGGGCGACCCCCCGGCACATTCAGCGGGTCTTCTTTCTGCAGGGCTCGATGATCGGCGTCTCGGGAACGATCCTGGGGACCGTCCTCGGGCTCGGCTGGTGCCTGCTGGCCAACGCTCTCAAGCTGATCCGCGTCCCGGTCGACATCTACCAGATCTCCTACGTCCCGTTCCACATCAAGCCCTGGGACCTGGCCCTGATCCTCGGCGTCGCCCTCGCCGTCAGCCTCTTGTCGACCCTCTTCCCCTCCCGGCGGGCGGCCAAAGTCGATCCCGTGGTGGCCCTTAAATATGAGTGA
- a CDS encoding ATP-binding protein, with the protein MSPSSAYPRVPLDQLRWRCDPAGLPYDTSSLCPACEEIIGQDRALKALLTGLDIKSLGYNIFITGMAGTGRTTTIKQLLERLEKGDRPPDDILYVNNFKYPDEPSLLFLPAGKGKLFVAELVDLLDRLKANIPEFLKSKYYTDKRDAVIEEQQGKQKALLQGFEEETAKEGFSVIQVQMGLFVKPDLIPVIDDQPTPFPKVEALVKEKKLPAERFEALKKAYEALSQKMESVFERLREIEEETRLRLKAWDAESIAPTIKGAVAEINARFPHPRVPEYLAEVEAGLIGAIEIFKNQKKDEDKKDAPPGDPMLDYQVNLLVDNGDLKHSPVIMETNPNYLNLFGSIESTMNRFGLLQTDFTKIKAGSFLKANGGYLVVNALDALVEPGVWATLKRTLRNQVFELQNYAALFLFSSARLKPQPIKINVKLVMIGDEEIYNLLYSMDEDFRKVFKIKAEFDSEMAKSEDAIKDYIRFIKKIGDEDGLLPFDRTGMAAVIEYGTRIAGRHKKLSTRFNVIADVVRESSYWAGKDGGTVVSDRHVEQAVRERFERVSLIEDKIQEMIEDGSIMIDTAGAVVGQVNGLAVYSMGQFAFGKPARITARVSVGRAGIVDIERAVDMSGSSHSKGVLILGGFLRGLFARNKPFALSASIAFEQSYSGIDGDSASSTEAYALLSALAGLPLRQDLAVTGSLNQKGEIQPIGGVNEKIEGFFDVCQAKGLTGTQGVLIPHQNVQNLMLRPDVVQAAAEDRFHIYPVHSIDEGIAILTGLPSGARRIDGTWEPGSVNDLVDQEIQRLSRAAKAAGEDKDAVKE; encoded by the coding sequence ATGAGTCCCTCTTCCGCCTATCCCCGTGTGCCGCTCGACCAGCTGCGCTGGCGCTGCGATCCCGCCGGCCTGCCCTACGACACCAGCTCGCTTTGCCCGGCCTGCGAAGAGATCATCGGCCAGGACCGCGCCCTCAAGGCCCTTCTGACCGGGCTCGACATCAAAAGCCTGGGCTATAATATCTTCATCACCGGGATGGCCGGCACCGGCCGCACCACCACCATCAAGCAGCTCCTGGAGCGGCTGGAAAAGGGCGATCGGCCGCCCGACGACATCCTCTACGTCAACAATTTCAAATATCCCGACGAGCCGAGCCTGCTCTTCCTCCCGGCCGGCAAGGGCAAGCTCTTCGTCGCCGAGTTGGTCGACCTGCTCGACAGGCTCAAAGCCAACATCCCCGAGTTCCTCAAGAGCAAGTACTACACCGACAAGCGCGACGCCGTCATCGAGGAGCAGCAGGGCAAGCAGAAGGCTCTCCTGCAGGGCTTCGAGGAGGAGACGGCCAAGGAGGGCTTCTCGGTCATCCAGGTCCAGATGGGCCTCTTCGTCAAGCCTGATCTGATCCCCGTCATCGACGACCAGCCGACCCCCTTCCCCAAGGTCGAGGCCCTGGTCAAGGAGAAGAAGCTCCCGGCCGAGCGCTTCGAGGCTCTCAAAAAGGCCTATGAAGCCCTCTCTCAAAAAATGGAAAGCGTCTTTGAGCGCCTGCGCGAGATCGAGGAAGAGACCCGCCTCCGGCTCAAGGCCTGGGACGCCGAATCGATCGCCCCGACCATCAAGGGGGCGGTGGCCGAGATCAACGCCCGCTTCCCTCATCCCCGGGTCCCCGAGTACCTGGCCGAGGTCGAAGCCGGCCTGATCGGCGCCATCGAGATCTTCAAGAACCAGAAAAAGGACGAGGACAAGAAGGACGCCCCGCCCGGCGATCCGATGCTCGATTACCAGGTCAACCTGCTGGTCGATAACGGCGACCTCAAGCACTCCCCGGTCATCATGGAGACCAATCCGAACTATCTCAACCTGTTCGGTTCGATCGAGTCGACCATGAACCGCTTCGGCCTCCTCCAAACCGACTTCACCAAGATCAAAGCCGGCTCTTTCCTCAAGGCCAACGGCGGCTACCTCGTGGTCAACGCCCTGGACGCCCTGGTCGAGCCGGGCGTCTGGGCCACCCTCAAGCGGACCCTGCGCAATCAGGTCTTCGAGCTCCAGAACTACGCCGCCCTATTCCTCTTCTCCTCGGCCCGGCTCAAGCCGCAGCCGATCAAGATCAACGTCAAGCTGGTCATGATCGGGGACGAGGAGATCTACAACCTGCTTTATTCCATGGATGAGGACTTCCGCAAGGTCTTCAAGATCAAGGCCGAGTTCGACTCGGAGATGGCCAAGTCCGAGGACGCTATCAAGGACTACATCCGGTTCATCAAGAAGATCGGGGACGAGGACGGGCTCCTGCCCTTCGACCGGACCGGCATGGCCGCCGTCATCGAGTACGGGACCCGGATCGCCGGCCGGCACAAGAAGCTCAGCACCCGCTTCAACGTCATCGCCGACGTGGTCCGGGAGTCGAGTTACTGGGCCGGCAAGGACGGCGGGACCGTAGTCTCGGACCGCCACGTCGAGCAGGCTGTGCGGGAGCGCTTCGAGCGGGTCAGCCTGATCGAGGACAAAATCCAGGAGATGATCGAGGACGGCTCCATCATGATCGACACGGCCGGAGCGGTCGTCGGCCAGGTTAACGGCCTGGCGGTCTACAGCATGGGCCAGTTCGCCTTCGGCAAGCCGGCCCGGATCACGGCCCGGGTCTCGGTCGGCCGGGCCGGCATCGTCGACATCGAACGGGCCGTCGATATGAGCGGCTCCAGCCACAGCAAGGGCGTCCTGATCCTGGGCGGCTTCCTGCGCGGCCTCTTTGCCCGGAACAAGCCCTTCGCCTTGTCCGCCTCGATCGCCTTCGAGCAGAGCTACTCGGGGATCGACGGCGACAGCGCCTCCTCGACCGAGGCCTATGCCCTGCTCTCGGCCCTGGCGGGGCTGCCGCTGCGCCAGGATCTGGCGGTCACGGGGTCGCTCAACCAGAAAGGCGAGATCCAGCCGATCGGCGGCGTCAACGAGAAGATCGAGGGCTTTTTCGACGTCTGCCAGGCCAAGGGCTTGACCGGCACTCAGGGGGTCCTCATCCCCCACCAGAACGTCCAAAACCTTATGCTGCGGCCCGACGTCGTCCAGGCCGCAGCCGAGGACCGCTTCCACATCTACCCCGTCCATTCGATCGACGAGGGCATCGCCATCCTGACCGGCCTGCCGTCCGGCGCCCGCCGCATCGACGGAACCTGGGAGCCGGGCTCGGTCAACGACTTGGTGGATCAGGAGATCCAACGCCTCTCCCGTGCGGCCAAGGCCGCCGGCGAGGACAAGGACGCGGTGAAAGAATAG
- the ribE gene encoding 6,7-dimethyl-8-ribityllumazine synthase produces the protein MKIYEGKLQAKGFKIAIVASRFNQFITGRLLDGALDALKKLGAEEADLSVYKVPGSFEIPLAAEKLAASGKFDGLLCIGALIRGDTPHFDYLSAEVTKGLAQIAMQHGRPVAFGVLTVDTIEQGIERAGTKAGNKGWDAAFSLIETLNLFKDAKL, from the coding sequence ATGAAAATTTATGAAGGCAAGCTGCAGGCCAAGGGCTTCAAGATCGCCATCGTCGCCAGCCGGTTCAATCAGTTCATCACCGGACGCCTGCTCGACGGCGCCCTGGACGCCCTGAAGAAGCTGGGGGCCGAGGAGGCCGATCTCAGCGTTTACAAAGTGCCCGGGTCGTTCGAGATCCCGCTGGCGGCCGAGAAGCTGGCCGCTTCGGGCAAGTTCGACGGACTCCTCTGCATCGGCGCCCTGATCCGGGGCGACACGCCTCATTTCGACTATCTCAGCGCCGAGGTGACCAAAGGGCTGGCCCAGATCGCCATGCAGCACGGCCGCCCCGTCGCCTTCGGGGTGCTGACCGTGGACACCATCGAGCAGGGCATCGAGCGGGCCGGAACCAAAGCCGGCAACAAGGGCTGGGACGCGGCCTTCTCCCTGATCGAGACCCTCAACCTGTTTAAGGACGCCAAGCTGTAG
- a CDS encoding DUF6067 family protein: MTNLSKIGLAALFARLALGPVAAGPGTGAGEAWDVSALGNHRAVVRVAAAADAVRIRIPWRRRDPAPETKAVIVTDAAGARIANVVAVSVDRAAGVFVFQPASGPGEYDFYYMPYRLTGSRNYPTARYREPERTAEEAWLARNGLPASATDTGRFPEAKPGALESADAFDAFTPMEFIAFPEETMALRQRFADRPFLLFPEDRRSSIRMVDDLPYKWVVEGPRPELAGEAARGEFFAFQVGLWACGGALEEVTVGFSPLRSAAGGTIPASALRCINTGGTDWDGTPLYKSVAVGEGKVQALWCGVQVPANCRPGRYEGDVSVSAKGRAAQTVRLALAVGPALRTDGGDADPARMSRLRWLDSTLAMDDEVVKPFTPLTVRGQTLGCLGRTVSLGLDGLPAAIRSYFASDVARLTDKPKDVLAGPMALIVEDGIGRPFEWKPEGVVFTKKAPGRVDWEFKNTAPGLRMEGRAWMEMDGYLEFQVRLAADEIMAVRDVRLEIPWAAAAARYMMGLGVKGGLRPAELQWAWDQKKNQDSLWLGEVNAGMQVGLRAENYSRPLNTNFYLSKPLNLPPSWWNGGKGTVKVREGKPGVVLYAASGGARTLEPGRDLHFHFILLLTPFKTIDPKAHFATRFMHAYKPVAEVAASGANTINIHHANAINPYINYPFLRPAEMKAYVDEAHRRGFRVKIYDTVRELSNRASEIFALRSLGHEIFTPGPGGGYAWLQEHLGADYIAAWFVPELKDAAVINSGMSRWHNYYIEGLDWLARKIGIDGLYLDDVAFDRTTMKRVRKVLDRNRPDALIDLHSANQYNPRDGFVSSATLYLEHFPYLNRLWFGEYFDYNGTPADYWLVEVSGLPFGLMGEMLQDGGNPWRGMVFGMTNRLPWSGNDPARLWKVWDAFGLGESRMSGWWTEDCPVRADDPGVLATVYRRDGRSMIALASWAMGPVRTRLRIDWKALGLDPRKAKLRAPEIPNFQLAASFAADEPIPVEPGKGWLLILEKN; encoded by the coding sequence ATGACAAACCTATCCAAGATCGGACTGGCCGCTCTGTTCGCCCGGCTGGCTCTCGGACCGGTGGCCGCCGGTCCCGGAACCGGCGCGGGCGAAGCCTGGGACGTTTCGGCCCTCGGCAACCACAGGGCCGTCGTCCGGGTTGCTGCGGCCGCGGATGCCGTCCGGATCAGGATTCCCTGGCGTCGTCGCGATCCGGCGCCCGAGACGAAGGCCGTCATCGTCACTGACGCCGCCGGCGCGAGGATCGCCAATGTCGTCGCCGTATCCGTGGATCGGGCCGCCGGCGTCTTTGTCTTTCAACCGGCCTCGGGGCCGGGCGAATATGATTTCTATTATATGCCCTACCGGCTGACCGGGAGCCGGAACTACCCGACCGCACGGTACCGGGAGCCGGAGCGGACGGCCGAAGAAGCCTGGCTGGCCCGCAACGGCTTGCCGGCTTCGGCGACGGACACGGGCCGCTTTCCCGAAGCCAAGCCCGGGGCTCTTGAGTCCGCTGACGCTTTCGATGCCTTCACGCCCATGGAGTTCATCGCCTTTCCGGAAGAGACGATGGCCCTGCGGCAGCGCTTCGCCGACCGACCGTTCCTTCTATTCCCCGAGGATCGGCGGAGCTCGATCCGCATGGTCGATGACTTGCCTTACAAGTGGGTCGTCGAGGGGCCGCGGCCGGAGCTCGCGGGGGAGGCGGCACGGGGGGAGTTTTTCGCCTTCCAGGTCGGGCTTTGGGCTTGCGGCGGGGCGTTGGAAGAAGTTACCGTGGGCTTCTCGCCGCTCCGGTCCGCCGCCGGTGGGACGATCCCGGCCTCGGCTCTGCGCTGTATCAACACGGGGGGGACGGACTGGGACGGGACGCCGCTCTACAAGTCCGTGGCCGTGGGCGAGGGCAAGGTCCAGGCGCTTTGGTGCGGAGTTCAGGTGCCTGCGAATTGCCGGCCCGGACGCTATGAGGGCGACGTATCCGTATCGGCCAAGGGGCGGGCGGCCCAGACCGTGCGGCTCGCTCTGGCCGTCGGACCGGCCCTGCGGACCGACGGAGGCGATGCGGATCCGGCCCGGATGTCCAGACTCCGCTGGCTCGATTCGACCCTGGCCATGGATGACGAAGTCGTCAAGCCGTTCACCCCGCTGACCGTCCGGGGCCAGACCCTGGGCTGCCTGGGGCGGACGGTGAGTCTCGGGCTCGACGGCCTGCCGGCGGCGATCCGAAGCTACTTCGCGTCGGATGTCGCCCGGCTGACCGACAAGCCCAAGGACGTGCTGGCCGGCCCGATGGCCTTGATCGTCGAGGACGGCATAGGCCGGCCGTTCGAATGGAAGCCTGAGGGGGTCGTCTTCACCAAGAAGGCTCCCGGCCGCGTGGATTGGGAGTTTAAAAACACGGCTCCCGGCCTGCGGATGGAGGGGCGGGCCTGGATGGAGATGGACGGCTATCTCGAATTTCAGGTCCGGTTGGCGGCCGATGAGATCATGGCCGTAAGAGACGTCCGCCTGGAGATCCCCTGGGCGGCGGCCGCAGCCCGCTATATGATGGGCCTCGGCGTCAAGGGCGGGCTCCGACCGGCGGAGCTGCAGTGGGCTTGGGACCAAAAAAAGAATCAGGATTCGCTCTGGCTGGGCGAGGTCAACGCCGGGATGCAGGTCGGCCTGCGGGCCGAGAACTACAGCCGGCCCCTCAACACCAATTTCTACCTGAGCAAGCCCCTCAACCTGCCACCGTCCTGGTGGAACGGGGGCAAGGGGACCGTCAAAGTCCGCGAGGGGAAGCCGGGGGTGGTGCTCTACGCCGCGTCCGGCGGTGCAAGAACCCTGGAGCCCGGCCGCGACCTCCACTTCCACTTCATCCTTCTTCTGACGCCCTTCAAGACGATCGACCCGAAGGCTCATTTCGCGACCCGCTTCATGCACGCCTATAAGCCCGTGGCCGAAGTCGCCGCGAGCGGGGCCAACACGATCAACATCCATCACGCCAACGCCATCAACCCCTATATCAACTATCCCTTTCTTCGCCCGGCCGAGATGAAGGCTTATGTCGACGAGGCCCATCGGCGCGGGTTCCGGGTCAAGATCTACGACACCGTCCGGGAGCTCAGCAACCGGGCGTCCGAGATCTTCGCCCTGCGCAGCCTGGGGCACGAGATCTTCACGCCCGGGCCGGGCGGCGGATACGCCTGGCTCCAGGAGCACCTCGGCGCCGACTACATCGCCGCCTGGTTCGTCCCCGAGCTCAAGGACGCGGCCGTCATCAACAGCGGCATGTCGCGCTGGCACAACTATTACATCGAAGGGCTCGACTGGCTGGCCCGCAAGATCGGGATCGACGGCCTCTATCTGGACGACGTGGCTTTCGACCGGACGACCATGAAACGGGTCCGCAAAGTTCTCGACCGCAACCGGCCGGACGCCCTGATCGACCTCCATTCGGCCAACCAGTACAACCCCCGGGACGGATTCGTCTCGAGCGCCACCCTCTACCTCGAGCACTTTCCTTACCTCAACCGTCTGTGGTTCGGCGAGTACTTCGACTACAACGGCACGCCGGCGGATTATTGGCTGGTCGAGGTCTCGGGGCTTCCCTTCGGCCTGATGGGGGAGATGCTGCAGGACGGCGGGAACCCCTGGCGGGGGATGGTCTTCGGGATGACCAATCGGCTGCCCTGGTCGGGCAACGACCCGGCCCGGCTATGGAAGGTTTGGGACGCCTTCGGTCTCGGCGAATCCCGGATGAGCGGCTGGTGGACCGAGGACTGCCCCGTTCGAGCCGACGACCCGGGCGTTCTGGCCACTGTCTACCGGCGGGACGGACGCTCGATGATCGCCCTGGCCAGCTGGGCCATGGGACCGGTCCGGACGCGGCTTCGGATCGACTGGAAGGCCCTTGGGCTCGATCCGCGGAAAGCGAAGCTCCGGGCGCCGGAAATCCCCAATTTTCAATTGGCCGCCTCGTTCGCCGCGGACGAGCCGATCCCCGTCGAGCCGGGCAAGGGGTGGCTGCTGATTCTGGAAAAGAATTAG